The Maritimibacter sp. DP1N21-5 sequence TAAAGATCGCGCGCCGGAATGCCCGACGCCCGTGCGAGCCCGACATAAAGCGCGTTGAGGTCGGCGCATTTGCCGGTGAGGTCGCCGGTCTGGAGCATCGAGGCGATATCGCCAAGCCCACAGCCCCTCACTTCGGGGTCGCGTTCGGTCTGTTCGACGACCCATTCGTAAATGCGCCGGGCCTTCTCGAAATCGTCCTTCGCGCCTTCGGTGATCGCCGCCGCGGTCTCTGCCACGATCCCGTCGGTGGGCAGAAGCTCCGTCGCCGCGGTGAAGGTGGCGCGCGCTTCGTTTGACAACGAAGGTTTGCCCCTCGGCGTGAGAAGGTCCACGGACCGGTTCTGGGTCGCCACGGTCGAGGTCACGGTCAGGACGGCGGGTTCGGAGTCAGCGGCCCAGACCGCGTGCACCATCCTGGCGCCGCTATCCGGATCGGTGGCAAGGGCGACCTCGTCCGTGTTGGCCTCCCACGTGGTCTCGCCCGGCTTCGACCAGAGCTCCTCGTCCATCGATGGCACCGGCACCCAGGCCTGAGCGGCCTGACCATCGCGGGGAAGCTCGATCCGTGTCACCAGCTCGAAGGTCCGCCAGCCTGCGGGCCGCGGCGCATAAAGCGCGAGCGCGAGGCGTGGGGCGGTCAGCAGAGCGAGTATCGCCGCACCGGATGAGAGAACTGTGCGTCTGTTCATGTCCTAGCCTTTTCGCCAAAGTTGAACCGTGGTCCGTTTGTCGCGGTCATAGGAAAAGGCGGGGCCAAGGGCAAGCGGCGCGGGGGTTACAGACGTCACGCCCCCGCGAGGTTCAGTTACCGCATTCCGGGGGGATCGCCTTGCGGCACCCGCGCGCGTCGAACCCCATGACGAAACCGTCCGGCCCCTGCATCCAGGGCGTCTGGGCCTTGGGCACGATGCGCAGATAGCTGTCGGCGCCACCGCAACTCGTCACCTCGCGCACATCCCAGCCGCGGCCCATGGCGGCGTCTACCACTGAATCCCGCGCGAGGCAGGAGGATTGCGAGGCATCGGCATAGAACCCCGAGAGCGACTGGTAATAGTCGAGCCGCAACTGTGCGCGTTCCTCGTCAAGCCAGCTCTTGGCGCCGACCAGCGCGATCGCCCCGGTCGCGCCAAGGCCCAGGACCCGCCTAGCGAGCGAGAACGGGTTCAGCACGGTTCATGCGGTCGCCGACCGCTTCGCGCCAGTGCTTGCGGCACAGGCTCACGTAGGATTCGTTGCCGCCGATCTGGACCTGATCGCCGGCGGTCAGCACATGGCCCTCGGCATCCTGCCGGACGACCATCGTGGCCTTCTTGCCGCAATGACAGATCGTGCGCGCCTCGCGCATCTCGTCGGCGAGGGCCAGCAGCGTGGCGGAGCCGGGAAAGAGATTTCCCTGGAAGTCCACCCGCAGCCCATAGGCCATGACCGGCACGCGAAGGTCATCCACCGCCCGGGCCAGTTGCCAGACCTGGTCGGGTGACAGGAACTGCGCCTCGTCAATGAAGATGCAGGCCACGGGCCCCTCTGCGAGCCGCGTTTCGATCTTGGCGAACATGTCCTCGCCGGGGGCGAAAGTATCGGCTGCGGCATGGATGCCGATGCGCGACCCGATGACACCGTCGCCCGCGCGGTTGTCGAACTGCGCGGTGATGAGGTAGGTCTCCATCCCGCGTTCGCGGTAGTTGTGCGATGCCTGCAGAAGCAGTGTCGACTTGCCCGCGTTCATGGTGGAGTAATGGAAGTAGAGCTTGGCCATGCTCCGGGTTACCCCGCTCCCCACGGGCGATCAAGACACGCCGGGACGTGTGCTCTACCAGCCGTCGTGAAGGTGATCGAAAAGCGCCTTGTTCGGGCAGAGTTTCGGGGCTTCCTGTGCGCCGCCTGCGTGATCCTCCAGCCACAGCTCGCAGCCTTCGGCATCGGCGCAGCTGTCGCAGCGCCCGGCGGCACGCTCCAGTTGGCGGCGCGACACGAGATGCGCCTCACGTTCGACTTCGAGATCGAGCCCCAGAGTGTCGGCCATGCGGCGCATGAGTGCGGGGGTGCCGGTGCGGTCGGTCATGTCCTTCATCGTCCCTCTCCAGTGGTCGCACGCGGGAAACACGCGCCTGTCATCGGCGATCATCGGAAGGTGATCGGGAACGCGCCTTGATATGGCTCAAATGGCTCTGGCCTTTTCCGGCGGGGAGCGTAGGCTGGCCCCATGTTTACCATCGAACACGACTTCGACGCGACCGTTGTGACCCTCGTGGACGAGGGCGACGAAGGGGCGAGCTTTCTTCAGGAAGACGTGACCATCAACGCCTTCGACGATTGCATCACCATCGAACAGCTCAATCCGCAAACCGATCAGGTGCAGGTCATCACCCTTTCCATAGCCCAGGTGCAGGACCTCGCGGCGGCGCTCGACCTGCCCGAAGGCATCTACCGCCTGTCGCGGGTGGAGGATGCGCCGAACTGAACCGGGATCGGCCCGGGCTGCACCTGTCTGCCGCGGGCCCGCCTACGGAAACCAAGTGCGCCTCGCACCCGTGATTGCGTCCATGAACGATATCCTGAACCTCGTGGGGCGCTTGTTGCTCGCGTTCCTGTTCCTTGGCGGTTTCGCACAGAAGCTGGCTGACCCGGCCCCCGTGATTGCGATGATCGAAGGGATCGGCCTGCCCGGTGCGCTCGTCTGGCCCGTCACGGTGTTCAATCTCGTCGCGGCACTCGGGCTTCTGCTTGGCCCAGGTGACAGGGGCGTGCGGCTCTGGGCGCTGGTCCTCGCAGGTTACTGCCTGTTCACGAGCTACTTCCACTGGCAGCTTCGCGCGGACCCCTGGCAGGTGACGATCATGGTCAAGAACTGGGCCATCGCGGGCGGGCTTTTCGTGCTGGCCGGGTCCGGCCCGGGGCGGTTCTGCTGGGGTGGACCTGTGACCGCGCGCGCGCGTTAGTCGAGCCCCATGTCGCCCAGCATGTGGCGCCCCCGCGCATCCTCGACCTCGATCACCCAGAGGTCGGGGTCGAAACTGCGCTGCTTGCGGATGCTCTCATCGACCATGGGTTCGTCGCCCGATGTCAGCTCCATCCAGCGTCTTTCGCCGGTGATGAGGTCCACCGACCGCTGAAAGGCCGTGGCCTTGCCGTCCATGGTCGCGAGTTTGACGAGCACCGCGCCCGCCGTGGCATCGCCCCGCGCCACGATATAGACCGATATGCCTTCGGCCTGCAGCCGGGCGAGATAGGCCGAGACCCAAAGGCCAGTGGCCAGCCTGCTCACTGATTTCCGTCTTTGAAGTTGAGACCCATCTCGGAGTAACGCTCGGCTTCTTCGAGCCAGTTCGGGCGCACCTTCACCTGCAGGAAGAGGTGGATCTTGCGGCCCAGAAATTCCTCGAGCTCGGCGCGCGCCGCCTGCGACACGGCCTTGATCGTCTCGCCCTTCTTGCCCAGCACGATCCCCTTGTGGCCATCGCGGGCAACATAGACGATCTGGTCGATCCGGGCGGAGCCGTCCTTGCGCTCCTCCCACATCTCGGTCTCGACGGTGAGCTGGTAGGGCAGCTCCTGATGGAGCCGGAGCGTCAGCTTTTCCCGCGTCATCTCGGCGGCGATCATCCGCAGCGGCAGATCGGCGATCTGGTCCTCCGGGTAAAGCCACGGGCTTTCCGGCATCATGCCCGCGAGCCATTCCTTCAGGTCCTGAACGCCATAGCCCTTCTCCGCCGAGATCATGAAGGTCTTCACGAAGGGAAAGCCCGCGTTCATGTCCTGCGTCAGTTGGAGCAGCACGTCGGATTTCACCATGTCGATCTTGTTGATCGCCAGGGCGACTGGGCGCTTTCCTGCGACATCGGGCAGGTTCTGAAGGATGTTCTTCACCCCCTCGGTGATCCCGCGATGCGCCTCGATCAGAAGCACGATCACATCGGCATCCGCGACCCCGCCCCAGGCGGCAGCCACCATCGCGCGGTCGAGACGACGCTTCGGCGCGAATAGGCCGGGGGTGTCCACCAGCACGACCTGGCTCTCGCCTTCGATCGCCACGCCACGGATGCGGGCGCGCGTGGTCTGCACCTTGTGGGTCACGATGGACACTTTCGCCCCGACGAGCGTATTCGTCAGGGTCGATTTGCCCGCGTTGGGCTCGCCGATGAGGGCTGCAAATCCGGAACGTGTGGTCATTGGCAGGCCTTAGCTCATTGCCGGGCAAGGCGCTAGGGGTTTGCGTGTCCAGCCGCATAGGCGGCGCAGAAGATGTCGGCGCAGTCTGCCGCGTGCCTGGCCTGTTCGTCCGGGGGAAGGAACGATCCGTCGCCCAGAAGCATCGCGCGGCTGGTCGGTCCGCCCATGACGAGCCAGTTGAAGTGCTCGGCCGCACGGTCGATGTCGCAGGGGCGAAGCTCACCGCGCCCCGCAAAGACGTTGAGGATGTCGCGGATCCGGTCGATCGACCCCTGCGGCCCGTTGGAAAAGAGGCTCGCCGCAAGGTCGGGAAAACGCGCCTGTTCCCCGATCACGAGTCGCCGGAGCCCCATCAGCCTGGGTGTCAGCACCACCGCAAGGTCCGCGCGCGCGAAATCGGTGAGCGTGTCGCGCAGGTCGTCGCCCGGGCCGGGAAGCGGCAACCTGTGCCGGACAGCCGCCGTCGCGCCGCCGACGAGGTGGTCGATCATCGCGAGAAACAGCGCCTCCTTATTGGCGAAGTGCGCGTAGACAGTCTGTTTCGAAACGCCGGCCGTCTCGGTTATCGCATCCATCGACGTCCCGACATACCCTTGAGACAGGAACAATGCCTCGGCAGCGGCGAGAATCTTCTGCTGGCTCTTGGTACGGCGTGTTCCGGTCATGATATGTTTCTATGCGGGGGGCGTTGAGAAATCAAACTAGACGGTCTAGTTTGATTAGCGACTCGGGAGGGTCATGATGGAAACGACCGCCACCTGCCATTGCGGCAAGACCGCCATCGCACTCATCGGGGTGCCGATCATGTCGAATGCCTGCTGTTGCACCTCCTGCCAGACCGCGAACCACCGGTTCGAAACCATGCCGGGCGCGGGGAAGGTCGTGCATGACTCCGGGGCGACGCCCTATACGCTCATGCGCAAGGACCGGGTGCGGCTCTTGCGGGGCAGGGAATATCTCGAGCCTTACAGGCTCACGCCGAACACCAAGACGCGGCGTGTCCTTGCCACCTGCTGCAATGCGCCGATGTATCTGGATTTCAAGGGCGGACACTGGATCTCGGTCTACACCGACCGGATCCCGGAAGCGGATCGCCTGCCCGTCGAAGTCTATACGATGGCGGGTGACCTCGCGGATCCCAGCGGGCTCGCGGTGGGTATTCCGGCGCCCAGAACCCATACGCTCAAGTTCATGGTGCAGCTCATGAGCGCTTGGGTCGCGATGGGATTCCGGGTGCCCAAACTGGGTTGGGTAAAGGACTAGGACATGGTCGACGACAAGATCGAAGTGCGCAACATCAACTCGCCGGACCACATCACGCGTGTGGACCGGGCGAAATACGAGGACATGAAGCAGGCGCTTCTGGCCGTCCTGCCAGAAGAGGCGCCGGGCATGAAGGTACCGGAGGCGAAGGAGGCCTTGCTCCCGAAACTTGACCAGAGCCTCTTTCCCGGAGGTGACAAGGCGGGCTGGTGGCTCAAATGCGTTCAGCTCGACCTCGAGTTCAAGGGCGTCATCGCGCGGGCCGAAAAGCCGCCCGTCAGGCTCCGCCGGATCTAGCGAAGGTTCGGCGGGCCGGACTGCCCCTGCCGTTCCTGCACGCTCTCGAGCCCCCAGCGCAGACCTTGCCCGATGCGCTCGGCCAGCGCCGACATGCTCGCCGCTTTCTCGGGCGGAAGGACGTCACGGGCGGTTTCGTGGAAGACCTCGAGCCAGAGCGGGAAGTGCTCCGGCATCACCTCGCCGTTGGTCACATGCGCCTGCATCGGCGAGCCGCGATAGTCGCGGTCCATAAGGATGGCGTTGCGCCAGAAGCTCGCGATTTTTTCCTCATGCACCTTCCACTCCGGCCCGTTTTCGGGCGCGATCGCGCGGGCGAAAATCGGGCCCAGCACCTTGTGTTTACGGATGCGGGCATAGAAGGCCGTCATGAGGCGGTCGATGTCTTCGCGCTCCATGGGGAAGCGCTGGAGGGGCGATTGGTCGGTCATGGCGCCCTTATGCCCCTTCTTCCTTGCGCGGGGAAAGGGGGCGCGGTGCCGCAGCCCGGCCCGAGCGGATCAATGTGTATAGCCCTGACCCGACAATGAGCGCGGCCCCCGCGAAGGTGAGCGCATCGACCCGTTCCCCGAACGCGAGATAGGCGACGACGAGCGCGACGAGCAGCCGGGAATAGCGAAAGGGCGCGACCACCGACACCTCGCCCGTGCGCATGGCGGTGGTGAGCGCGTTGTAGGCGAAGGTGCCGACGAGCCCCGCCCCGGCCACGGCGGCCCATCCGATGGCCGTGCCCGTCGGCGGGCGCGGATCGAAGGCCCAGATGACGAGCCCCGCCAGCGTCACGACGATGAAACCAAGTGTTCCCAGCTGGCGGCCCGAGACATGCGGCGGTGCGGCACGGGTGGCCAGATCGCGCCCTGCGAAGCCGAGCATGCCCAGAACCGGCAGGATCACCAGCGGGTCGAAGTGTCCGGGCGTCGGGCGCAGGATCAGGATGACCCCAAGGAAACCCACCAGCATGGCGGTCCAGCGGCGCGGGCCGACCTTTTCGCCGAAAAGAACCGCGGCACCCAGCGTCACGACGAGGGGCGTGGCCTGCAGGATCACCGAAGTGAGCGAGAGCGAGACGAGGGCCAGGGAGAGGGTGAAGAACAGCCGCCCGACCAGCTCGATCCCCGATCGGATCAGAAGCCCGCGGGACAGGAACTCGCGCGGGAACACCCTTTCCCCGGCGATGAGCGACAGCGTCGCGCAAAGCGTGGCGGCGAGGATGCCGAAAACGGTGAACGCAAGGCCGCGGGGAATCGCCTCGAAGGCCGACTTGAGCAGCGCGTCCTCCGCCGCAAAGGCGCACATGGCCGCGACCATGAAGAGGGAGCCTTTGAGATTGGGTGTCATGGGTCCTCGCGCGGTGGTGCCGCACAGGAATGGCCCATGGTGGTCCTGGTCGCAAGCGCTGTCAGATTGTGCGCTCGCGCGCAAAGGGTTCGCCCGGCCCCGCCTTCGGCGTGGTCCGGGCGGTGGGTGCCTCTGTGCCTGTTGGGGAGTTTGCGCGGCGGGGAGAGCATGGAAGTGGTGGGAATGAGTGTTTGTGGAAAGATGAAAGGGCTTTGTCGATCAAGGCGCGAGAGTCATCATTTGTTAAGAGATTGTGATTCTTTTTATGGACCGGCCTTTGGAACTCGTCGTTTTTCTCCTCATTTCAGTGTTTGCTTATGTCTTCTTTGTCCCCGGCCGGCGCCGTCGGAAGCGTCCCAAAGGGCGCTACCGGCCCGTCGAGCGCCGTCGCCCGTCGTCTCCGCCGACGCAGACACAGACGACCAAGCTAGTCGTCCGTCGCCGCTATGAACGCACGACGGTCATTCGCAAGACACTCCCCGCCGATCCCGAGCGTCCCACAGTGCCCGCCAGGATCGTGGGGCCCGCCTATGTCGTCGATGGAGACACCATCGTCATCAACAAGACCAGCATCCGGCTCTTCGGCATCGACGCACCTGAGATGGACCACCCCTACGGGATCAAGGCCAAGTGGGCGATGGTGCATCTGTGCAAGGGACAGGTGGTCACCGCGGTTCCGGTTCTGGGCGCGTTTTCCTACGAACGTTGCGTGGCGCGGTGTTACCTGCCGGATGGACGCGACCTGTCCGCGGAACTGGTGAAACAGGGGCTCGCGATCGACTGGCCGAAGTTTTCGGGCGGAGAATACCGGCATCTCGAGGTCGAGGGGGTGCGCAAGAAACTCTGGCGGGCGCATAACCGGCAGGTGGGCGGGCCGATCCCGCCCCTGCGGCCCCGCGAAGGGGCGGTGGTGAAGAAGCTCTAGCCGCCCAGTTTCGACAGCAGGGTCTTCGCGGCGTCCTGTTCGGCCCCCCGTTTGGACTTGGCGGTGGCCGATGCCGACCGGCCGTTCTGCAGCGTCACCTCGATGGTGAACTCGGGCGCGTGGTCCGGTCCGGAGCGCGCCGTTTCGGTATAGCTGGGCGGCGGCATCTTGCGGGCCTGCGCCCATTCCTGAAGCGCGGTCTTCGGATCGCGGGCGTCTTCCTCGACCGTCTGGATACGCTCGCCCCAAAGGGTAAGGATCACCGCCTGCGCCGCCATGAGACCCCCGTCGAGAAAGACCGCGGCGATCACCGCTTCCATCGCGTCGCCCAGGAGCGCCTCCTTGCGACGGCCCCCGGACATCTGTTCGGAGCGACCGAGTTTCAGGACGGCGCCCAGATCCACCTGTCGGGCCACGTCGGCGCAGGTTTCCTTGCGCACCAGCGCGTTGAAGCGGGGGGCCAGGAGGCCCTCGCTGGCGCCCTTGTCGGCAGCCAGCAGCGCCTCGGCCATGACGAGGCCCAGCACTCGGTCGCCCAGAAACTCGAGCCGCTGATTGTCGGGGCGGGTCTGCGAGGACATCGAGCCATGGGTCAACGCGCGGATCAGAAGCTCGGGCCGGTCGAAATCGTGCCCGAGGCGTTTCGAGAAAGCCTGAAGGTCTGCCGAAAGTTTCATGCGCGTTGTTCCCTTAGCCGTCTCGACCGGAAGGAAGGCGCGGGGCGACGGCGCGCCCCGCCCAGCCTCAGTCGACCTTCTTGAAGAAGCGGTCGCCGCGCCAGTCCCAGAAGAAGAGGAGCCGCTTGCCGGCGGAGGAGAAGATCACCCGGTCGACGCGGCCAAGAAGGTATTCCTCGGAGACGAAGCCAACGCCGTTCGCGCGCTGGCTGACGCGGCTGTCGGTCGAGTTGTCGCGGTTGTCGCCCATGAAGAAATAATGGCCTTCCGGGACGGTGAAGACATTGGTGTTGTCCAGCCGCCCGTTGCCCGCGTTCAGGATCGAATGGCTCACCCCATTGGGGAGCGTCTCGACGAATTTCTCCTTCACGCAGGTGCCGCCCTGTCCGACCGCGCCGTTGATGCAGATCGGGAGCGTGCCGAAGCGGCCCTGGCTTTGGTAGATTTCCTCATAGGTGCCGTCGGGGACCTGTGTCGCCTCTTCCCCGTTGATGGAGAGGACGCCGTCGGTCACCTGGATCTTGTCACCCGGCTTGCCGATGAGGCGCTTGACGTAATCGGTGCCGAGTGTCGGGTGGCGGAAGACGACGACGTCGCCGACCTCCGGTTCGGAGCCGAGAATCCGGCCCGAGATCGGGCACATGGCGAAGGGACAGGAATACTGGGAATAGCCATAGGCCATCTTGTTGACGAAGAGGAAATCGCCGATGAGCAGCGTGTCCTTCATCGAACCGGTGGGAATCCAGAAGGGCTGGAAGAACAGCGTGCGGAAGACGCCTGCGATGATGAGTGCCCAGAAGACGGTTTTGACCGTCTCCATGATGCCTTCTTTTTTCTCGGCCATGTCTGCCCCGTTTGCTCCTGCTCGTTTGCCTTCGCGGTATGAAACCGGGGCAGGGCCAAGTCAAGTTACGGCTAGGCGATGGGGCGGGCCTCGATCAGCACGAAAGCCTGCGCCCAGGGGTGATCGTCGGTCAGGGTGACGTGGACGATGGCCTCGTGACCGGGCGGGGTCATGGAAGCCAGCCGTTCAGCGGCCCAGCCAGTCAGGTGCATGACGGGCTGGCCCGTGCGCAGGTTCGAGACCGCCATGTCCTTCCAGGATATCCCCATGCGTAGCCCGGTGCCGAGCGCCTTGGAACAGGCCTCTTTCGCGGCCCAGCGTTTGGCATAGGTGCCCGGCGTATCGGCACGGCGTTCGGCCTTGGCCTGCTCGATCTCGGTGAAGACACGGTTGCGGAAGCGGTCACCATGCCGTTCCAGCACGCCCGCGATCCGGTCGATATTGGCAAGATCGGTGCCGATGCCGAGGATCATGGCGCCCGCCGGGTCAGGCCGACTGCGGCGCGAGACGCAGGCCCAGCCGGTTGAAGCCGAACTGGATCACGATGAGCCCCACGGCCATGAGAGCGATCTGCGACGGCTCTCCGGCCATGGACATGAGCCGGCCCTGCATCGCGGCATTGACGAGGCCGGCGACAAGCAGGTTCACCCCCAATGCGACCGCTGTCATCCGGGCCGCGCCGAACAGGGCGGTCTGGCCGGTGGGTCGACCGCCCTTTGTTCGGGCATAGGCGTTGCCTTCCACGACCGAGGCGAGCAGCGGCGGCAGGGCGGCGGCGAAGCCGAGCGCGCTGGGCAGGCCGAGCATCGGGGGCGCGAGCGCGAGGATCACGGTCAGAAGGGCATAGATGCCGGCATAACGCGCGAAGTTGATCTGCATGTCTCGCCCTTTCCCTCTGTCGGCGAGACCCTAATCGGGGGGCGCGGGCTTGGCAATGCGGGGGAGGGGGAGACCTTCACCGCCGACGCGCGGTGGGTCACTCGGTGCGAAGGTCGAGCCGAGGCGTGATCGCGCCGGTTGCCTGATTGAGCGAGAACCTGAGGAGCGCGGCGGTGGTGCCTTCGCCTGTCGCCACGCGGGCGGGGATCGTGAACATGAGCCCGACCGCAGGATCATAGGCCGCTTCGAGCGCCGGGAAATCGAGCGCGGCGAAACCGAGGGTCTCTTCCCATGTGATCACCTTGCACTGGCGAAAACCCAGTTCGTCATGGGGTGGCGACAGCACGAGCAGGTGAAAGCCGCCCATCGCGGGCTCGATGGTGTCGAGCTTGGCGATCCGCACAGCGCCGTTCGAGAAGAGCGCGGCATTCTCGCTCCAGGGCTCGGCGATGTTGTCGGCCCGCGCCTGCCAGTCACAGTCGACCACGTCCTGAGCGGAGGCGGCGAGCGGAAAAAGGGCGAGGAGGGTGGCGAAGATGGGGCGCATGGGGACTCCGGGGCGGTTGCCGGGGGAGATTGGCCTATTCGCCCGGCAAATCCAAGTTCGTCGCGATTTCGCCGCTGCCCGCGTTGAGCGAGAAGGACAGCGTCGCCGGGCCGGTCGTCTCATCCGCCGCGCGCCAGATCGTGACCGGCAGAGAAAAGAGCAGCCCGGTGTCCGGATCGAAGGCCGCGTCATGGGCGGCCAGGTCCATGTTCGCATAACCCCAGTCCTCGGCGCCCGAGATGACCTTGCACTGGCGCGTGCCGTCATCGTTGTAAGGCGGCGACAGGATCAGGAGCCGGAACGGAACCGGCGCGGGGTCTCGAGTGTCGAGCAGCACCACGCGGATGTCGCCCTCGGGAAAGGCGCGGGTGGCACTGTCCCAAGGTTCGGCGATCAGGCGCAGGTCGACCTCTTGCGCGCAGTCGGTGACGGTCTGGGCGAGGGCGGGCGCGGTCAGGAGGGCGAGGGCGGCGGCCAGGCGGATCATGTGGCCCTCACGAGCAGGACCGAGACGGCGGCGAAGCCGAAGAGACCGGCAAAGGCGCCCTCGAACCAGCGGCGCGCCGAGAGGTAAAGCCCCGCGATCCGGGGCGACGAGAAAATGAACGCATAGGTGAAGACGACGAGGCTTGAGACCGTCATGCAGCCAAAGCCGACCTCGATGATATCTGTCACGGGAGCGGTGGGCGACAGGACCACGGCATAGAGCGAGCCCCAGAAGAACACTGCTTTGGGATTGGTGAGGTGGACGAGCGCGCCCTTGCGCCAGCCGCGCGCGAAGCGGATCGGCTCGGTCGCTGGCTGGAGCGCCTTCGCCCCGGGGCGAAGCGCGTTGCGGGCGGACTTGACCGCGAGGAACAGGAGATAGGCCGCGCCCGCATAGCGCAGGATCTCGATCGACCAAGCGTTGGCCATCATGACGGCGCCGAGGCCCAGGCCCGCCGAGATCGCCCAGAACGCCGAGCCGCACATGATGCCGAGCGCCACGCCAAGGGCCGCCCGGCGGCCGGCACCTAGGGCCGTCGAGATGAGCGTCAGGATCGCGGGGCCGGGCGAGGCCACGCCCACCGCCCAGACGACGAGGATGGGGGCAAGTTCGGTCAGCGTCACCGGCGCGCTCCGTCTTGAGCCTCGGCCCGCGCCTCGTCCATCAGGCGGCGCATTTCGCGGATGCTTTCCGGAAGTCCCCGGAAGATCGCCTCGCCGATCAGAAAATGCCCGATGTTCAGCTCCATGACCTCGGGAAAGGCCGCGACCGGTTTGACGGTGTCA is a genomic window containing:
- a CDS encoding LysE family translocator, whose product is MTLTELAPILVVWAVGVASPGPAILTLISTALGAGRRAALGVALGIMCGSAFWAISAGLGLGAVMMANAWSIEILRYAGAAYLLFLAVKSARNALRPGAKALQPATEPIRFARGWRKGALVHLTNPKAVFFWGSLYAVVLSPTAPVTDIIEVGFGCMTVSSLVVFTYAFIFSSPRIAGLYLSARRWFEGAFAGLFGFAAVSVLLVRAT
- a CDS encoding ABZJ_00895 family protein yields the protein MQINFARYAGIYALLTVILALAPPMLGLPSALGFAAALPPLLASVVEGNAYARTKGGRPTGQTALFGAARMTAVALGVNLLVAGLVNAAMQGRLMSMAGEPSQIALMAVGLIVIQFGFNRLGLRLAPQSA